A part of Setaria viridis chromosome 8, Setaria_viridis_v4.0, whole genome shotgun sequence genomic DNA contains:
- the LOC117833398 gene encoding disease resistance protein RPM1 isoform X1: MAEAVVGLLIGKLGAALVNEAASSSASLLCHEASALKGLFGEIHEAKDELESMHAYLKAAERFKDTDETTGLFVDRIRGFAFEIEDVVDEFTYKLEDKHGGFVSKMKKRIKYASTWRRLAHKLNDIKGRLQEAKQRNQDYAMKQMDRNAGGVAFHANQALNFTRDEDLVGITEHKKQLVQWLADDLEQRCKIFTVWGMPGVGKTTLVAHVYKTIKMDFDAAAWVTVSQSYDVQELLKKIAGEVGITADVANMEMERLAEIIYEYLQGKRYILVLDDVWTADVWSEIRKVFPSNCIGRFVITSRKHEVSLLGTSNSAIHLEPLDEDNSWELFCKSAFWNDGDRKCPLHLKVLALKFVEKCEGLPIAIACIGSQLSAKGQTSAEWEKAYDELELQLVKNVMPRVETILKVSLEDLPCDLRNCFLHCALFPEDYRINRRTVMRHWISSGFIKKKGNRTLEEVAEEYLTELVNRSLLQVVKRNHAGRLKCCQMHDVIRLVALRKAEKECFGKVYDGSGEFSGGPTRRISIQSRNLDRISPSNASHIRSLHAFERYINIDLLRPILTSSNLLSTLDLKGACIKMLPTEVFNLFNLRYLGLRHTAIESLPETIGRLQNLEVLDAFNAQLLYLPNNIVKLQKLRYLYACIICEELEDYHRGSGVKVPSGIRHLTSLQALQCVEASSEILREVGDLTELRTFDVCNVRSEHSGNLRDAVNKMSHLVHLEITTLGEEEVLQLEGLCLPPTFSWLGLQGQLEKKSIPKVLSSWSRLSSLTKLQMEFCRIDEESFPSLLVLSGLCVLSLTKAFDGKKLHFTAGCFPRLQSLFICHAPQLNQVQIEQGAMSNLAELNFGYCPMLKFLPQGIEHLKNLVELFLKDTSEELVERLWRKGGPDECKDDSMDISHIRKVIVRMGTREWIM; encoded by the coding sequence ATGGCTGAAGCAGTTGTAGGGTTGCTGATTGGCAAGCTCGGTGCGGCTTTGGTGAATGAGGCAGCAAGTTCTAGTGCATCACTGCTCTGCCACGAAGCCTCTGCCCTCAAGGGTCTCTTTGGTGAGATCCATGAAGCCAAGGATGAGCTTGAGAGTATGCATGCTTATTTGAAAGCAGCAGAGCGGTTCAAGGACACTGATGAGACCACCGGCCTCTTCGTCGACAGAATCAGGGGCTTCGCTTTTGAGATCGAGGATGTTGTTGATGAGTTCACCTACAAGCTGGAGGACAAGCACGGAGGGTTTGTTTccaagatgaagaagaggatcaagTATGCCAGTACCTGGCGCCGGCTTGCGCACAAGCTGAATGATATCAAGGGCAGGCTTCAAGAGGCTAAGCAGCGGAACCAGGACTACGCCATGAAACAAATGGACAGAAATGCTGGAGGCGTTGCTTTTCATGCCAATCAAGCTTTGAATTTCACAAGGGATGAGGACCTTGTGGGGATTACCGAGCACAAGAAGCAACTGGTTCAATGGCTAGCAGATGATTTAGAACAGAGATGCAAAATATTCACTGTTTGGGGCATGCCTGGTGTGGGGAAAACAACTTTGGTTGCTCATGTGTACAAGACCATCAAAATGGACTTTGATGCTGCTGCATGGGTAACCGTGTCACAGAGTTATGATGTTCAAGAGCTGTTGAAGAAAATTGCTGGAGAGGTTGGCATCACAGCTGATGTTGCCAACATGGAAATGGAAAGACTAGCTGAGATCATCTACGAGTACCTCCAAGGTAAAAGGTACATCTTAGTTCTGGATGACGTTTGGACTGCAGATGTCTGGTCAGAGATAAGGAAAGTTTTTCCATCTAATTGTATTGGTCGATTTGTTATTACATCAAGAAAGCATGAAGTATCATTATTAGGAACCAGTAATTCAGCTATTCACTTGGAACCACTTGACGAAGATAACTCTTGGGAGTTATTCTGCAAATCAGCCTTTTGGAACGATGGTGACAGAAAGTGCCCATTGCACTTGAAAGTTTTGGCTTTGAAATTTGTCGAGAAGTGTGAAGGGTTGCCTATTGCTATTGCATGCATCGGTAGCCAATTATCTGCGAAAGGACAAACTTCTGCTGAATGGGAAAAAGCATATGATGAGTTAGAGCTGCAGTTGGTTAAAAATGTGATGCCTCGTGTTGAGACTATTCTTAAAGTCAGCTTGGAGGACCTTCCATGTGATTTGAGAAATTGTTTCTTACACTGTGCATTATTCCCAGAAGATTATCGCATCAACAGGAGGACAGTAATGAGGCACTGGATTAGTAGTGGGTTCATCAAGAAGAAAGGGAACCGAACATTGGAGGAAGTGGCGGAGGAGTACTTGACTGAGCTTGTGAACCGAAGCCTATTACAGGTAGTGAAGAGGAATCATGCTGGGCGGTTGAAATGTTGTCAAATGCATGATGTCATACGGCTTGTTGCGCTCAGAAAAGCAGAGAAAGAATGCTTTGGTAAAGTGTATGATGGCTCTGGGGAATTTTCTGGAGGGCCCACACGTCGTATATCAATCCAGAGTAGAAACCTTGACCGAATTAGTCCATCAAATGCATCACACATCCGTTCACTTCATGCTTTTGAGAGGTATATCAATATTGATTTGCTGAGGCCCATCCTAACATCTTCGAATTTGCTGTCAACGTTGGATCTGAAAGGTGCTTGTATCAAGATGTTGCCTACTGAGGTATTCAACTTGTTTAATCTGCGGTATTTGGGCCTTAGACATACTGCTATTGAAAGTCTACCTGAAACAATAGGAAGGTTGCAAAACTTGGAAGTGTTGGATGCTTTTAATGCTCAGTTGTTGTATTTGCCGAATAACATTGTAAAACTTCAGAAGTTGAGATACCTTTATGCATGTATTATTTGTGAAGAACTAGAAGATTATCACCGTGGCAGTGGTGTAAAGGTGCCAAGTGGCATAAGGCACTTGACGTCACTGCAAGCTTTGCAATGTGTGGAGGCAAGTTCAGAAATTCTGCGTGAGGTTGGAGATTTGACAGAGCTTAGAACATTCGATGTGTGCAATGTGAGAAGTGAACACTCTGGTAACTTAAGAGATGCTGTCAACAAAATGAGTCATCTTGTTCATCTAGAAATTACAACTCTAGGGGAGGAGGAAGTGCTGCAGCTAGAGGGACTTTGTTTACCTCCAACCTTTTCTTGGCTTGGTTTACAAGGACAGCTGGAGAAAAAATCAATACCTAAGGTTCTGTCATCTTGGTCTCGCCTCAGTAGCCTCACAAAGTTGCAGATGGAATTCTGCAGAATTGATGAGGAGTCGTTTCCCAGTTTGTTGGTGCTAAGTGGTTTATGTGTGCTTTCCCTTACCAAGGCTTTTGATGGGAAGAAGCTGCACTTCACTGCAGGGTGTTTCCCAAGACTTCAGAGTCTATTCATATGTCACGCACCACAGCTCAATCAAGTTCAAATAGAACAGGGTGCGATGTCAAACCTTGCTGAGCTCAACTTTGGTTACTGTCCTATGTTGAAGTTTCTTCCTCAAGGTATTGAACACCTTAAAAACCTTGTAGAGTTATTTCTGAAGGATACATCAGAAGAGCTCGTAGAGAGGCTTTGGCGGAAGGGAGGACCAGATGAATGCAAGGACGATAGTATGGACATTAGCCACATCAGAAAGGTTATTGTTCGTATGGGCACCCGGGAATGGATAATGTGA
- the LOC117833398 gene encoding disease resistance protein RPM1 isoform X2 encodes MAEAVVGLLIGKLGAALVNEAASSSASLLCHEASALKGLFGEIHEAKDELESMHAYLKAAERFKDTDETTGLFVDRIRGFAFEIEDVVDEFTYKLEDKHGGFVSKMKKRIKYASTWRRLAHKLNDIKGRLQEAKQRNQDYAMKQMDRNAGGVAFHANQALNFTRDEDLVGITEHKKQLVQWLADDLEQRCKIFTVWGMPGVGKTTLVAHVYKTIKMDFDAAAWVTVSQSYDVQELLKKIAGEVGITADVANMEMERLAEIIYEYLQGKRYILVLDDVWTADVWSEIRKVFPSNCIGRFVITSRKHEVSLLGTSNSAIHLEPLDEDNSWELFCKSAFWNDGDRKCPLHLKVLALKFVEKCEGLPIAIACIGSQLSAKGQTSAEWEKAYDELELQLVKNVMPRVETILKVSLEDLPCDLRNCFLHCALFPEDYRINRRTVMRHWISSGFIKKKGNRTLEEVAEEYLTELVNRSLLQVVKRNHAGRLKCCQMHDVIRLVALRKAEKECFGKVYDGSGEFSGGPTRRISIQSRNLDRISPSNASHIRSLHAFERYINIDLLRPILTSSNLLSTLDLKGACIKMLPTEVFNLFNLRYLGLRHTAIESLPETIGRLQNLEVLDAFNAQLLYLPNNIVKLQKLRYLYACIICEELEDYHRGSGVKVPSGIRHLTSLQALQCVEASSEILREVGDLTELRTFDVCNVRSEHSGNLRDAVNKMSHLVHLEITTLGEEEVLQLEGLCLPPTFSWLGLQGQLEKKSIPKVLSSWSRLSSLTKLQMEFCRIDEESFPSLLVLSGLCVLSLTKAFDGKKLHFTAGCFPRLQSLFICHAPQLNQVQIEQELFLKDTSEELVERLWRKGGPDECKDDSMDISHIRKVIVRMGTREWIM; translated from the exons ATGGCTGAAGCAGTTGTAGGGTTGCTGATTGGCAAGCTCGGTGCGGCTTTGGTGAATGAGGCAGCAAGTTCTAGTGCATCACTGCTCTGCCACGAAGCCTCTGCCCTCAAGGGTCTCTTTGGTGAGATCCATGAAGCCAAGGATGAGCTTGAGAGTATGCATGCTTATTTGAAAGCAGCAGAGCGGTTCAAGGACACTGATGAGACCACCGGCCTCTTCGTCGACAGAATCAGGGGCTTCGCTTTTGAGATCGAGGATGTTGTTGATGAGTTCACCTACAAGCTGGAGGACAAGCACGGAGGGTTTGTTTccaagatgaagaagaggatcaagTATGCCAGTACCTGGCGCCGGCTTGCGCACAAGCTGAATGATATCAAGGGCAGGCTTCAAGAGGCTAAGCAGCGGAACCAGGACTACGCCATGAAACAAATGGACAGAAATGCTGGAGGCGTTGCTTTTCATGCCAATCAAGCTTTGAATTTCACAAGGGATGAGGACCTTGTGGGGATTACCGAGCACAAGAAGCAACTGGTTCAATGGCTAGCAGATGATTTAGAACAGAGATGCAAAATATTCACTGTTTGGGGCATGCCTGGTGTGGGGAAAACAACTTTGGTTGCTCATGTGTACAAGACCATCAAAATGGACTTTGATGCTGCTGCATGGGTAACCGTGTCACAGAGTTATGATGTTCAAGAGCTGTTGAAGAAAATTGCTGGAGAGGTTGGCATCACAGCTGATGTTGCCAACATGGAAATGGAAAGACTAGCTGAGATCATCTACGAGTACCTCCAAGGTAAAAGGTACATCTTAGTTCTGGATGACGTTTGGACTGCAGATGTCTGGTCAGAGATAAGGAAAGTTTTTCCATCTAATTGTATTGGTCGATTTGTTATTACATCAAGAAAGCATGAAGTATCATTATTAGGAACCAGTAATTCAGCTATTCACTTGGAACCACTTGACGAAGATAACTCTTGGGAGTTATTCTGCAAATCAGCCTTTTGGAACGATGGTGACAGAAAGTGCCCATTGCACTTGAAAGTTTTGGCTTTGAAATTTGTCGAGAAGTGTGAAGGGTTGCCTATTGCTATTGCATGCATCGGTAGCCAATTATCTGCGAAAGGACAAACTTCTGCTGAATGGGAAAAAGCATATGATGAGTTAGAGCTGCAGTTGGTTAAAAATGTGATGCCTCGTGTTGAGACTATTCTTAAAGTCAGCTTGGAGGACCTTCCATGTGATTTGAGAAATTGTTTCTTACACTGTGCATTATTCCCAGAAGATTATCGCATCAACAGGAGGACAGTAATGAGGCACTGGATTAGTAGTGGGTTCATCAAGAAGAAAGGGAACCGAACATTGGAGGAAGTGGCGGAGGAGTACTTGACTGAGCTTGTGAACCGAAGCCTATTACAGGTAGTGAAGAGGAATCATGCTGGGCGGTTGAAATGTTGTCAAATGCATGATGTCATACGGCTTGTTGCGCTCAGAAAAGCAGAGAAAGAATGCTTTGGTAAAGTGTATGATGGCTCTGGGGAATTTTCTGGAGGGCCCACACGTCGTATATCAATCCAGAGTAGAAACCTTGACCGAATTAGTCCATCAAATGCATCACACATCCGTTCACTTCATGCTTTTGAGAGGTATATCAATATTGATTTGCTGAGGCCCATCCTAACATCTTCGAATTTGCTGTCAACGTTGGATCTGAAAGGTGCTTGTATCAAGATGTTGCCTACTGAGGTATTCAACTTGTTTAATCTGCGGTATTTGGGCCTTAGACATACTGCTATTGAAAGTCTACCTGAAACAATAGGAAGGTTGCAAAACTTGGAAGTGTTGGATGCTTTTAATGCTCAGTTGTTGTATTTGCCGAATAACATTGTAAAACTTCAGAAGTTGAGATACCTTTATGCATGTATTATTTGTGAAGAACTAGAAGATTATCACCGTGGCAGTGGTGTAAAGGTGCCAAGTGGCATAAGGCACTTGACGTCACTGCAAGCTTTGCAATGTGTGGAGGCAAGTTCAGAAATTCTGCGTGAGGTTGGAGATTTGACAGAGCTTAGAACATTCGATGTGTGCAATGTGAGAAGTGAACACTCTGGTAACTTAAGAGATGCTGTCAACAAAATGAGTCATCTTGTTCATCTAGAAATTACAACTCTAGGGGAGGAGGAAGTGCTGCAGCTAGAGGGACTTTGTTTACCTCCAACCTTTTCTTGGCTTGGTTTACAAGGACAGCTGGAGAAAAAATCAATACCTAAGGTTCTGTCATCTTGGTCTCGCCTCAGTAGCCTCACAAAGTTGCAGATGGAATTCTGCAGAATTGATGAGGAGTCGTTTCCCAGTTTGTTGGTGCTAAGTGGTTTATGTGTGCTTTCCCTTACCAAGGCTTTTGATGGGAAGAAGCTGCACTTCACTGCAGGGTGTTTCCCAAGACTTCAGAGTCTATTCATATGTCACGCACCACAGCTCAATCAAGTTCAAATAGAACAGG AGTTATTTCTGAAGGATACATCAGAAGAGCTCGTAGAGAGGCTTTGGCGGAAGGGAGGACCAGATGAATGCAAGGACGATAGTATGGACATTAGCCACATCAGAAAGGTTATTGTTCGTATGGGCACCCGGGAATGGATAATGTGA
- the LOC117833887 gene encoding uncharacterized protein has protein sequence MARQTDQGKQQQRPPRASVPAFGGWEGGALPDYSVDFTKIRAARMQRRRKALSWSSFVGNAAIANAAAAEAPGADEDRDRRHWSSAASDGGDDDRERRHRHRPRHRRLRSDAADLDDRQPIRPGRADPKGRGKFKGYLFGCVGGLW, from the exons ATGGCGCGACAAACGGATCAG gggaagcagcagcagcggccacCGCGGGCGTCGGTGCCGGCGTTCGGGGGGTGGGAGGGCGGCGCGCTGCCGGACTACTCGGTGGACTTCACCAAGATCCGCGCCGCACGGATGCAGCGACGCAGGAAGGCGCTCTCCTGGTCCAGCTTCGTCGGGAACGCCGCCATCGCCAACGCTGCCGCGGCCGAGGCACCCGGTGCCGACGAAGACAGGGACAGGCGTCATTGGTCCTCGGCGGCCAGCGACGGGGGAGACGACGACCGCGAGCGGCGCCACCGGCAccggccacgccaccgccgcctccgcagcgACGCCGCCGATCTCGACGACCGCCAGCCGATCCGGCCCGGCCGCGCCGATCCCAAG GGAAGGGGCAAGTTCAAGGGCTACCTGTTTGGTTGCGTGGGTGGACTGTGGTGA
- the LOC117867058 gene encoding uncharacterized protein yields the protein MELEEAATERALASSGGGSSGVEPDRLSSLPDSLLHAIMSLLKARQAVQTCVLSTRWRHLWRSVPCLDVDHDEFRTAAGSAPNNHPAPNPDYSDSDLDSYEDSDDENNSISNNDREWEDFEDFTENLMHRCNISQLDSLRLHVNTSRAPNFADKQAGGWLRRAMKYCNPDPPRQCEGLSSGSWQLKRLYLCNVALDNRFAKHVSSVCHSLEELELEDCTCEIPAITSRSLKIMVLKNCRWRYLYEISSPTLKSLVIVGGSNTDDCVLVIVAPVIAHLCLDVPLRFARRLSVNQKQSLPRI from the coding sequence ATGGAGCTTGAGGAGGCCGCAACGGAGCGTGCCCTCgcaagcagcggcggcggaagctCTGGTGTCGAGCCGGACCGGCTGAGCTCCTTGCCGGACAGTCTCCTCCACGCCATCATGTCCTTGCTGAAGGCCCGGCAGGCGGTGCAGACGTGCGTGCTGTCCACGCGCTGGAGGCACCTCTGGCGCTCCGTGCCGTGCCTGGACGTCGACCACGATGAGTTCAGGACTGCGGCAGGAAGTGCTCCCAACAACCACCCCGCCCCCAACCCTGACTACTCCGACTCCGACCTTGACAGCTATGAGGACTCGGACGACGAAAACAACAGCATTAGCAACAACGACAGGGAGTGGGAGGATTTTGAGGATTTCACCGAGAACCTGATGCATCGCTGCAACATCTCTCAGTTGGATTCCTTGAGGTTGCATGTCAATACGAGCAGGGCACCTAACTTTGCGGACAAACAGGCAGGGGGATGGCTCCGTCGCGCAATGAAGTACTGCAACCCAGATCCTCCCCGGCAGTGTGAGGGATTGAGCTCCGGTTCGTGGCAGCTCAAAAGGCTGTATCTCTGCAATGTGGCTCTGGATAATCGTTTTGCCAAGCATGTCAGTTCAGTGTGCCACTCGTTGGAGGAGCTAGAACTGGAGGATTGCACATGTGAGATTCCTGCAATCACCTCCCGCTCACTGAAGATCATGGTTCTGAAAAATTGCAGATGGCGCTATCTTTATGAGATTTCATCACCGACATTGAAGAGCTTAGTTATTGTTGGTGGTTCGAATACTGATGACTGTGTGCTGGTTATTGTGGCCCCTGTGATTGCTCATCTGTGCCTTGATGTGCCTCTTCGCTTTGCCAGACGTCTTTCTGTAAATCAGAAGCAATCTTTGCCAAGGATTTGA
- the LOC117867057 gene encoding uncharacterized protein isoform X2 translates to MELEKAFRKRARASGGCSAGGPDWLSALPDCLLHVIMSFMKARQVVQTCVLSKRWRHLLRSVPCLDVDHDEFKKTARASEDGSYSSGDHSSDSNDDQWRHHWRRPWLGVGLGVDRNVFNTVIASDDNSGSHGDDNSDSDDDIHDSDDDTPDSYSDSDGDCSGSNLGSSDANVDDDNHKDKEKDKDWGDFEDFTANLMLRCNIAQLDSFRLHIIGSRAPEFGDRQAAGWLRCTMKYFAPDRASQHVGLSSGSWCLKRLHLCHVILDNHFVKHVRWRNLSKITSTTLKTLVIDGSSNTDDCVLVILAPAVAYLHLAVNVDHFCGGISITR, encoded by the exons ATGGAGCTTGAGAAGGCCTTCAGGAAGCGGGCCCGCGCAAGCGGCGGATGCTCGGCCGGCGGCCCGGACTGGCTGAGCGCCCTGCCGGACTGCCTCCTCCATGTCATCATGTCCTTCATGAAGGCTCGGCAGGTGGTCCAGACATGCGTGCTGTCCAAGCGGTGGAGGCACCTCTTGCGCTCCGTGCCGTGCCTCGACGTCGACCACGATGAGTTCAAGAAGACGGCGCGTGCCTCTGAAGACGGCTCTTACTCCAGCGGTGACCACAGCTCTGACTCCAACGACGACCAGTGGAGGCACCACTGGCGCCGGCCATGGCTCGGCGTCGGGCTTGGTGTCGACCGCAATGTGTTCAATACAGTGATTGCTTCTGACGACAACTCTGGCTCGCACGGGGATGATAACTCTGACTCCGATGATGACATCCATGACTCTGATGATGACACCCCTGATTCTTACAGTGATTCCGATGGTGACTGCTCAGGCTCCAATCTTGGCAGTTCTGATGCTAACGTTGACGACGACAATCACAAGGACAAGGAGAAGGACAAGGACTGGGGGGATTTTGAGGATTTCACTGCAAACCTGATGCTTCGTTGTAACATTGCACAGTTGGATTCATTCCGGCTGCATATTATTGGGAGCAGAGCACCTGAGTTTGGAGATAGACAGGCAGCAGGATGGCTCCGTTGCACGATGAAATATTTTGCCCCAGATCGTGCCAGTCAGCATGTGGGATTGAGCTCCGGCTCTTGGTGTCTCAAAAGGCTGCATCTCTGCCATGTAATTCTGGATAATCATTTCGTGAAGCATGTTAG ATGGCGCAATCTTTCTAAGATTACATCCACCACACTGAAGACATTGGTTATTGATGGCAGCTCAAATACTGATGACTGTGTACTGGTTATCTTGGCCCCTGCTGTCGCATATCTGCACCTGGCTGTGAATGTTGACCACTTTTGTGGTGGCATTTCAATAACGAGGTGA
- the LOC117867057 gene encoding uncharacterized protein isoform X1 translates to MELEKAFRKRARASGGCSAGGPDWLSALPDCLLHVIMSFMKARQVVQTCVLSKRWRHLLRSVPCLDVDHDEFKKTARASEDGSYSSGDHSSDSNDDQWRHHWRRPWLGVGLGVDRNVFNTVIASDDNSGSHGDDNSDSDDDIHDSDDDTPDSYSDSDGDCSGSNLGSSDANVDDDNHKDKEKDKDWGDFEDFTANLMLRCNIAQLDSFRLHIIGSRAPEFGDRQAAGWLRCTMKYFAPDRASQHVGLSSGSWCLKRLHLCHVILDNHFVKHVRSVCHSLEDLDLDDCTCKIRSITSHSLKTLILKNCRWRNLSKITSTTLKTLVIDGSSNTDDCVLVILAPAVAYLHLAVNVDHFCGGISITR, encoded by the coding sequence ATGGAGCTTGAGAAGGCCTTCAGGAAGCGGGCCCGCGCAAGCGGCGGATGCTCGGCCGGCGGCCCGGACTGGCTGAGCGCCCTGCCGGACTGCCTCCTCCATGTCATCATGTCCTTCATGAAGGCTCGGCAGGTGGTCCAGACATGCGTGCTGTCCAAGCGGTGGAGGCACCTCTTGCGCTCCGTGCCGTGCCTCGACGTCGACCACGATGAGTTCAAGAAGACGGCGCGTGCCTCTGAAGACGGCTCTTACTCCAGCGGTGACCACAGCTCTGACTCCAACGACGACCAGTGGAGGCACCACTGGCGCCGGCCATGGCTCGGCGTCGGGCTTGGTGTCGACCGCAATGTGTTCAATACAGTGATTGCTTCTGACGACAACTCTGGCTCGCACGGGGATGATAACTCTGACTCCGATGATGACATCCATGACTCTGATGATGACACCCCTGATTCTTACAGTGATTCCGATGGTGACTGCTCAGGCTCCAATCTTGGCAGTTCTGATGCTAACGTTGACGACGACAATCACAAGGACAAGGAGAAGGACAAGGACTGGGGGGATTTTGAGGATTTCACTGCAAACCTGATGCTTCGTTGTAACATTGCACAGTTGGATTCATTCCGGCTGCATATTATTGGGAGCAGAGCACCTGAGTTTGGAGATAGACAGGCAGCAGGATGGCTCCGTTGCACGATGAAATATTTTGCCCCAGATCGTGCCAGTCAGCATGTGGGATTGAGCTCCGGCTCTTGGTGTCTCAAAAGGCTGCATCTCTGCCATGTAATTCTGGATAATCATTTCGTGAAGCATGTTAGGTCAGTATGCCACTCTTTGGAGGATTTGGACCTGGACGATTGCACATGTAAAATTCGGTCAATCACCTCCCACTCGCTGAAGACACTTATTCTGAAAAACTGCAGATGGCGCAATCTTTCTAAGATTACATCCACCACACTGAAGACATTGGTTATTGATGGCAGCTCAAATACTGATGACTGTGTACTGGTTATCTTGGCCCCTGCTGTCGCATATCTGCACCTGGCTGTGAATGTTGACCACTTTTGTGGTGGCATTTCAATAACGAGGTGA
- the LOC140220053 gene encoding MEIOTIC F-BOX protein MOF-like, with the protein MEPLLPPQQDEPAALGQSMEPAEATRKRAGPGGDGGGGGGDQDRLSTLPDCLLHVIMSSLKARQAVQTCVLSTRWRDLWLSVPCLDVDLDEFRTETAAPAFETTIGPVAAAADRNAGSGGEDSSDFSVGNSETDDDVDPESSDSDNYYISSSSSSDSDDDGYYGGDMDKECQDFEDFTVNLMHRCNIAQLDSFRLHIGRRRAPQFAHKQVAGWLRRAMKYCTPDPASQHKGLGPSHWHIKRLYLCFVHLDNRFAKHVTSVCRTLEDLELHNCSCQIRSVTSDSLKTLVLKNCKWCNLSEITTPTLKTLVIDGSSNTDGCVLVILTPAVSYLHLAVSVYFFSGGISTNEMPSLVKASIHLRDHRNSVSESNKLGGNQFKLLSSVSNATSLELSAVGKKVLGKEPTFLEFMNLRNLFLGNCDLRGDFRTLGFFLQSSPNLEKLTLRHCKFPKYPEKKKGKTKLNNTSSSEFRRLDFMCENLKVEIIYKDGDGHQLVKLLLHASRNLSKNNIKLTKS; encoded by the exons ATGGAGCCTCTCCTCCCACCGCAGCAGGATGAACCCGCGGCGCTCG GGCAATCCATGGAGCCTGCGGAGGCCACAAGGAAGAGGGCCGGAcccggcggggacggcggcggcggcggcggcgaccaggaCCGCCTGAGCACCCTACCGGACTGCCTCCTCCACGTCATCATGTCCTCCCTCAAGGCCCGGCAGGCGGTGCAGACGTGCGTGCTGTCCACGCGCTGGAGGGACCTCTGGCTCTCCGTGCCGTGCCTCGACGTCGACCTCGACGAGTTCAGGACCGAGACGGCGGCGCCTGCTTTCGAGACAACTATTGGTCCCGTGGCGGCGGCTGCCGACCGCAACGCTGGCTCCGGCGGTGAGGACAGTTCAGACTTCAGCGTCGGCAACTCTGAGACCGATGATGACGTTGACCCTGAAAGCTCTGACTCGGACAACTATTacatctcctcctcttcctcctcggacAGTGACGATGACGGCTACTACGGTGGCGACATGGACAAGGAGTGTCAGGATTTCGAGGATTTCACGGTGAACCTGATGCATCGTTGTAACATTGCACAGTTGGATTCCTTCAGGCTGCACATTGGTAGGCGCAGGGCACCTCAGTTTGCTCATAAACAAGTAGCAGGATGGCTCCGTCGTGCAATGAAGTATTGCACCCCAGATCCTGCCAGTCAGCACAAGGGATTGGGCCCCAGTCATTGGCATATCAAAAGGCTGTATCTCTGCTTTGTCCATCTGGATAATCGTTTTGCGAAGCATGTTACTTCAGTGTGCCGCACTTTGGAGGATTTGGAGCTGCACAATTGCAGTTGTCAAATTCGGTCAGTCACCTCCGACTCGCTGAAGACCCTGGTTCTGAAAAATTGCAAATGGTGTAATCTTTCTGAGATTACAACGCCCACACTGAAGACATTGGTTATTGATGGCAGCTCAAATACTGATGGTTGTGTGCTGGTTATCTTGACCCCTGCTGTTTCTTATCTGCACCTGGCTGTGAGTGTttacttctttagtggtggtatTTCAACAAATGAGATGCCGTCCCTTGTGAAAGCTTCGATTCATCTACGAGATCACAGAAATAGTGTATCTGAAAGTAATAAACTTGGCGGCAATCAATTCAAGCTTCTTTCTAGTGTCTCTAATGCGACCAGTTTAGAGTTGTCAGCTGTCGGGAAGAAG GTGCTCGGTAAGGAACCCACATTCCTAGAATTCATGAACCTGAGGAACTTATTTCTGGGCAACTGTGATCTCAGGGGTGACTTCCGCACATTGGGATTCTTTCTTCAGAGTTCACCTAATCTGGAGAAGCTCACCTTGCGGCACTGCAAG TTCCCAAAATATcctgagaaaaagaaagggaagacCAAACTCAACAACACCTCATCTTCTGAGTTCCGTCGCCTGGATTTCATGTGCGAGAACCTCAAGGTTGAAATCATATATAAAGATGGCGATGGCCACCAACTCGTCAAGCTTCTGCTGCACGCTTCAAGGAATCTGTCGAAGAACAACATTAAACTCACCAAAAGTTAA